In the genome of Labeo rohita strain BAU-BD-2019 chromosome 2, IGBB_LRoh.1.0, whole genome shotgun sequence, the window cctgaaggattttgctgaaggacagcaggcagtttaacttttcaggacaagcaagggactcatgaacaactaccactaaacaaaaaacccagattttgtatgatccctcttattttggtaaaacaattaacattttgcagattctgcgaggtgtatgtgaacttttgacttcaacagtATAACTATACTGATCTCTTTCAAGTTTGTGGAAGACTATGAGCCCACCAAAGCTGATAGCTACAGAAAAAAGGTGGTTTTGGATGGAGAGGAGGTCCAGATCGACATCCTCGACACGGCGGGACAGGAGGACTACGCTGCCATTCGGGACAACTACTTCCGCAGCGGAGAGGGATTTCTCTGTGTGTTCTCCATCACAGAATCGGAATCCTTTGCGGCTACTGCTGATTTCAGGTAGAGAGATGACTTGGTGATTAACACAACACTGGTATTGCAGGGTACAAGTCAAAAGCTTGGCTAACTATCAAGTTCATGCAGAGTTTTCTCATTTTTCCTCTAAACTGTAGAGAACAGATCCTTCGAGTGAAGGAGGAGGAGAACGTACCTTTCCTGCTGGTGGGAAATAAGTCAGACTTGGAGGACCGACGGCAAGTCGGGGTGGAGGAGGCCAAGGCCAGAGCAGATCAGTGGGCGGTCAGCTACGTCGAGACTTCTGCCAAAACCCGTGCCAACGTAGATAAGGTAGGCCTTATAAAAACTGGTTTGGCAACCATTACATGTGATActttaaggaatagttcacgcaaaaatgaaaatgacattgtttcaAACACagaaattttgaagaatgttcaggTTTTGATGgcttgagggcgagtaaataatattttcatttttgggtgaactcttccTTCACTAAGCACAATGAATCAGTCAGTATTAGCAGAACTAATGATGCATTCATACAAACTTCATAATCTCTCCAGGTGTTTTTTGATCTCATGCGTGAAATCAGAGCCAGAAAAATGGAAGATGGCAAagagaaaaatggaaaaaagaagAGGAAAAGTTTGGCAAAGAGAATTCGAGAAAGATGTTGCATTTTATAACGACTGGGTCGCACTATAACGCTAACATCTCCTCTCTACCCTTCCACTGCTTCCAAAAAAATCCATCAGGTTTCATCACTCTCCAGGAAAAAATGCTGGAGATCATCTCTTAAAAACACATCTAGGCTACAGCCTGTGTCTGTTTCTTCTCGTTGTTGTCTCTCAATGGGTTTAAAAGGGCAGAACATCAGATATGCATTAAAATCACAGTGTCAAAGGTCTGACATATCAGATAAGAACATTTCTCAGCTCAAGCACACCGTAACTGACTACTATAATCATTTTTACCTTCTAACTAGATTATGTTCACTTTAGTTGCTTTTAGTTGAATGTGAGTACACTGAGTGCTAAACACTAACACTGTAGGAAAAACACTACTACTCCAAACTATTAGTTAGCACATGGTGTGTTCTGAGGATTTAAACCTCCTGTTGTTTTACTTCCTAAGGTAAAGCCTTAATGTTGGATGTTAAGATGCATAAATGCTTTTaggtaattttcttaaaaaacaaacaaaaaaaccaaacagctacagttgaggtcaaaagtttacatacaccttgcagaatctgcaaaatgttaattattttaccaaaatgagagagatcatacaaaatgcatgttatttttttatttagtactgacctgaataagatatttaacataaaagacatttacatatagtccacataaaaaaaataatagttctgtttataaaaatgacactgttaaagagtttatattcagtggattcttaatactgtgttgctacctgaatgatccacagctgtttttttgtttggtgatagttgttcatgagtcccttgtttgtcctaaaccattaaactgcctgctgttcttcagaaaaatctctcaggtcccacaaatttttcagcatttttgtgtatttgaaccctttccaacaatgactatggttttaagatccatcttttcacactgatggcaactgagggactcatatgcaactattacagaaggttcaaatgtttactgttgcttcagaaagaaacaatgcatctgggggtgaaaactttttgaattttaaagatcagggtaaatttaacttattttgtcttctgtgaagcttgcaagtatcttctgtagcagtactaaatgaagaaattatgatatttaggcaaaataagaaaaatgtacacatcttcattctgttcaaaagtttacacccctcttaatgcatagttttttccTTGTAGagtatcagtgagcatttgaaccttctgcaatagttgcatatgataTGAGTTGCATATAATAGttgcctcagttgtcctcagtgtgaaaagagggatctcaaaatcatacagtcattgctggaaagggttcaaatacacaaaaatgctgaaaaaccaaagaatctgtgggacctgaaggatttttctgaagaacagtgctcagtttaactgttcaggacaaacaagggactcataaacaattACCACTAAACATACAATCAAACAGTTGTGGAtctttcaggtaacaacacagtattaagaaccaagtgtatgtaaacttttgaaaggtgtaattttttataaattcaactattattttcttttgtggactatatattatatatctatatatatctttttatgggaaatatcttattcaggtcagtactaaacagaaaacaacatgcattttgaatgatccctcttattttggcaaaataattaacattttgcagattctgcaacttttgatttcaactgtaTTTGCCTAACATAGACAATGCTAAATATCACCCAAGCAAATGCACAAATGATTATATCAAATAAGCTTAGGAATCAATGAAGTTTATTCTTAATTGGCTATTTTACCAAAACCTTTCTTTGAATTCAAACACGGTGAAGTGTAAAAACTCATGCATTTCAGAAACGTTGGCACTGtcctttatttcattttaatatcctTAATCTAATAGTGCACCAAATTCGTTTCAAATATAACCCAATCGCTCCCTGAATGcacatacataaattatttgtagTCAAAAGGGCTTATTCACTCATCCTTGTGTGTGTGGCACCAGATTTAGAGGTTTGTTTTGTGCTATCTAGGGGTCCCAAATAACACAAAGATTTTGCAATTTAGAAATGAGAGGGTCATCTAGCTTTAGTTGACTTTACTGTGAAAACAGGTTGGAATGTTTTGTTACACAGACTGAGTTGTGTACTTTATTATAACTTATATGCAACTTAATATTTCTTGCTAAGTTTATCCtgtgtaattatattttgtattgtaaatggaatttttctgaattttagttattttatggGGAAGAGTGTATTGtgaaatcatactcattcataCAAAAAACTAAGAAACTCTAAGGGCTGGACACAATCTGCATTTCAGCCACCTGCAGATCTGGAGTAAACACGAATCGCCACCCTTTGATGAATGGTTTTGAATAAGCACATccattattttcacattttttcttttgcagCTAAAACtactgtttcttttttaatgttatctCTGCAACTGTCTTACCCAAAGCTTTATGTGTGCACTGTGTTTCCCCCTCTGTTTAGTTAGTCATAGTGGGTTAATATCCCTCAACAAGCTCTTGATTGGTCTGTTTGTGTGGAAAGCGTGCCATGTGGTGATGATGCTGACATATCAACAGCTGATGCCTCAAGAGACCCctcattacttttaaaaagtgaccaTCTTTgagcgcaaaaaaaaaaaaaaaagtttacaataCAAGACTTTTAATATAAGCCTCTTTTGTTTGAGTCTTTCTTATACACCcagaaaaatgtcttaatttttcCATCTATATTTTGGGTGTCTCTTGGCAAAACGCTGAACATGCAGAAATCTGAATTCTAAATAGGGTAAGgccaaattttaataattataagaaCTAGCTAACAACCAATACAAAGAAAACTGACAGCACTGATGTAATATTACAACAGTAATATGGTGATATGAAtgtcaaatgaaaatgaaatgcaaacatttaagcatactgaacttaaaaatgtaaaatgttatgtttctgttacattaataaaatctatttttgtaGACCTCCAATATGAGATTCACATGGTAtatgtacagcaaaaacataatacctacaaaaaaaaaaaaaaaaaaaaaaaaaaaaaaaaagagagagactgAATTACAACTTGTGTAGAAATGTTATGCTGTTTTATCTACATTATCCATGGTAAGATTAAATTTAAAGATattaaacaagttttttttttgtaaataaagagtAACAGATTTCAACTTGAAATGGTTTTTGACAAGGACTGTATTGCATTACAACTTTTAATTAGATTTGGCTATTCAACAATAGTTCTTTGTGGGCTGTTTATGATTACAATGTCTGTTGccagtctatttttttttttttttttttatatatatatatatatatatatatatatatatatatatatatatatatatatacatacaaaaagaAATGATCATAGACTGTGATAAAACCAAAAAACGTCACAAaaggtttaaaacaaaaaaaaacagtccatagAAAATTAGTAAAGGAGCCAAACCTACAAATACTTGACCTGACCTGAACTACTTAACAGCCACACAGTCAATATCGAGAGGTAGACGGATGTGTTGATCAGACATCTTttgttaaactgcattttgagcTTGAAGACATATTCCTCTGAATTCAATGAAGGATTTGCAAACTCCATGGGAGTGGGCCAGAGATGGCAAACTACAGTTACAATAGCACCCCGTTTTT includes:
- the ralab gene encoding v-ral simian leukemia viral oncogene homolog Ab (ras related), coding for MAANRNALALHKVIMVGSGGVGKSALTLQFMYDEFVEDYEPTKADSYRKKVVLDGEEVQIDILDTAGQEDYAAIRDNYFRSGEGFLCVFSITESESFAATADFREQILRVKEEENVPFLLVGNKSDLEDRRQVGVEEAKARADQWAVSYVETSAKTRANVDKVFFDLMREIRARKMEDGKEKNGKKKRKSLAKRIRERCCIL